In Nakamurella alba, the DNA window CCTCGTAGGCGGCGAACGGCGCCAGCAGACCCATCGCCGTGGTGGTCAGCGGCATCGTCATCCGCCGGCGCAGCTGCGAGAACACCCAGCCCAGGACCAGACCGATCAGCAGACCGCCGACGGCCGCCCAGGAGAACCGCCCGAACGCCGGCCACCACGCGATGCCGCTCATGCCCACCGCGCCGATCGCCACTCGGAGCAGGGTCAGCGAGGTGGCGTCGTTGAACAGCGACTCGCCCTCGAGCACGGTGACCAGACCGCGTGGCAGGCCGACCCGGCGGGCGACGGCAACCGCCGCCACCGCGTCCGGCGGTGCCACCGCCGCGCCCAGCGCCAGCGCCGCACCGAACGGCATCTCCGGCACCAGCAGCACCGTCACCCCGGCGACGGCGAGCGCGGTGAGCAGCACCAGCACGACCGACAACTGCGCGATCGGCCGCAGCAGCCGGCGGATGGCCACCGCCGACGACTCGAAGGCGGCACCGAACAGCAACGGCGGCAACAGCACCGAGAGCACCAGCTCGGGCGAGACCTGGTAGTCCGGCACCCCGGGGACGAAGGACACGGCGACCCCGGCGACCACCAGCAGCACCGGGGCCGGGAACGAGATCCGGGCGGCCAGCGCGGTGACGGCGAGCACGCCCAGCACCAGGCCGATGACCGGCAGCAGTTCCACAGGTCTCCCGGTTCCCGGCGGCCGCAACCCGACGCATCCGGGCGCACGTGCGGCTGCTCACCGAGGACGTGCGCCCGAGGCTCCGCACGACGGGCCGATCAGTGCCCGCGACCGCGCACCTTGCGGGCCAGGACCCACGCCGCCCCCAGCGTGATCGCGCCGACGACCACTCCTGCCGATCGGACGTCGCGTCCGCCACCGGACCACTGCACGAGCCGGACGGCCTTCGCCCACGAGAGGGATGCCAGTCGGCGGCGTTGCCCGAAGAAGCTGATGGTGGTGTCCGAGTCGATCAGATCGCGCATCCCCGTTGCGACGCGCCCCGCGAAGAGCTCGCGCGGCAAGGACGAACGCACGGCACGCAGCAGCCGTACCGGCTGCCGCGTCCGCACCCGAAGTTCTGATCCCACGGTCGTCACGTGCGCATCGACCCCGTCGACGGTGACGTCGAGATCGATGTCGATGTGGAGCCGGGCGCCGTTCGGTGGCCCGACCACCACGGTCCGGATCATGCCTTCGACGAGTCCTCGGCGGTGGTGATCCGCAGCGAGCCGTTCAGCTTCCAGGTGGCCCGCGGTGCGTCCGGTCCCGTCTCGCGCGGCACCTCGATGTTCATGTCGACGAATTCGTAGTTGATGGCCGCACCCTTGCCGGTCAGGTACGTCCACATCTCCTTGCCGAAATCGGCGAAACTGCTGGAACTGTGGGCCTTGACGTTCCGGCCGTCGGCGGTGGCGTCCGTGCTGCTGGTCATCTCGTTCTCCCTCAGGGGTTCTCGTACGGATCGTGCTCTGGGTATTCCCCCGGTTCCTCGGTCCATGCGTTCCGACGCGGTGGCGCACTCGCCGCCGGACCGGAAGACATTGCGCTGCCGGAAATGTCGCGATTGATGGGCCCCACCCTCCCAGATGCGTCAGGAACGGGGTTCGATCGCGCGACGCCGGGGAATCGACGGCGCATGATCTCCGTCGAACGGCACCTCGAGTGCGGGGCCATGGATGTGTTCCGTGTCCTGGACGACGGCTGGCTGTACGCCTCGTGGGTGGTCGGCGCCTCCCGCATCCGGGAGGTGGAACCGGGATGGCCGGCGGCGGGACATCGGATCCATCATTCGGTCGGGGTGTGGCCCGTGCTGATGAACGATGTCAGCGAGGTGCTCGACCACCGGCCGCCGACCCGGATGGAGTTGCAGGTCCGGGTGCGTCCCTGGTGGAACGGGGTGGTCACCATCGAGGTCCGTGACGAGCGGGACGGCTGCGTCATCAGGATGACCGAGGCGCCGGTGGCCGGGCCCGCCCGATGGCTCCCCCGATTCCTGCTCGCAGCCTTCCTCCGGCCGCGGAACAACGAGACACTCCGTAGGCTCGGGTATCTCGCCGAGGGTGGAGCAGGGCGACGCCTCCCTGCGGACGGGACCACCTGATGGCACCCTCTGCGGTTCCGCGCGACGCGGTGGTCGTCGTCACCGGCGCATCCAGCGGACTGGGCCGGGCCACGGCACTGGCCCTGGCCTCACCCGGACGCCGGCTGGTCCTCGCCGCCCGTTCGGAGGCGAGCCTGCACGACGTCGCGGCGGAGTGTGTCGGGCGTGGGGCGCAGGCCGAGGTCGTGGTCTGCGACGTGGGTCGCACGGACGACGTGGAGCACCTCTTCGATGTCGCGGTCGCCGGGTTCGGCCGCGTCGACGCCGTGGTGCACGCACCGGCCGCGGTCGCCTACGGCCGCTTCGACGAGATCCCCGCGGAGATCTTCGATGCCGTGATCACCACCAACCTCCTCGGCACCGCATACGTCGCACGCGTGGCACTGCGTCACTTCCGGGGCAGGGGCGAAGGAAAGCTGGTGCTGTTCGGCTCGCTGCTGGGCAAGATCGCGGTTCCCTACATGAGCCCGTACGTGACCTCGAAGTGGGGCGTGCACGCACTGGTGCGGATGCTGCAGATCGAGGCCCGGGAAACGCCGGGGATCGGTATCAGCCTGATCTCACCAGGGAGCGTCAACACTCCCGCCTACAGTCAGGCCGCCAACGTGACCGGCCGCGAGGGCCGGCCACCTCCGCCCGTCGACCCACCCGAGAAGATCGTCCGGGCGGTGATCGCCGCGCTCGGCCGGCCACGCCGGGAGGTCTCCGTCGGTCTCGCGAACCCGTTGGCAGTCATCGGGTTCCGCGTGATGCCGGCCGTCTACGACCGCATCGTCGCGCCGCTGATGAGGATCGGTGGCCTGTCCCGCCGGCCCGTCGGACGTCCGGAGGGAACGGTGCTGCACCCGCATCCCGAGGGCAATGCCGTGCACGGGTCGTGGAACTTCCTCGGCCGGCGCACGGAGCACTGATCCCCCCTCCCGCGAGAACGGCGTGAGCAGCGCTGATCGGCAACCGTTTTCGTGTCACCGGATCGTGGGAAGTGGCAGGAGTAGGAGGGTCGTGGGCCGAACAGCCGGCCGATCGCGATCCATCATCGACAGGAGCAGGACCATGCGCGCAGTGACCTGGCACGGCAAGCGGGACGTCCGAGTGGACGACGTCCCGGATCCGGCCATCCAGGAGCCGACGGACGCCGTCGTGCGCATCACCTCGACCGCGATCTGCGGCTCCGATCTCCACCTCTACGAGGTGCTCGGCCCGTACATGACGAGCGGGGACGTGCTCGGCCACGAGCCGATGGGCATCGTCGAGGAGGTCGGCCCGGCGGTGACCGGCCTGTCCCGCGGCGACCGGGTGGTGGTGCCGTTCAACATCTCCTGCGGGCACTGCACCATGTGCCGGCGAAACCTGCAGTCGCAGTGCGAGACCACACAGAACCGGGACCAGGGCAAAGGCGCGTCGCTGTTCGGCTACACCTCGCTGTACGGCGCGGTGCCCGGCGGCCAGGCCGAGTACCTGCGGGTGCCGCAGGCCCAGTACGGGCCCATCAAGGTCAGCGCGGACGGCCCCGACGAGCGTTACCTGTTCCTGTCCGACATCCTGCCCACTGCCTGGCAGGCCGTGCAGTACGCGAACCTGCCCAGCGACGGGGTGTTGTGCGTCTTCGGGCTGGGACCGGTAGGCCAGTTCGCCGCCCGGATCGGGCGGCACCTGGGTCATCGCGTCGTCGCGGTGGAACCTGTCGCCGAGCGGCGCACCATGGCCGAGCGGCACGGCATCGAGACCTTCGACCCGTCCGACGTCGACGACGTCCCGCAGGTCCTGCACGACCTCACCGGCGGTGACGGTCCGGACGCGGTGATCGACGCGGTCGGCATGGAGGCACACGGCGGGACCGGTGCCGGCGTCGCGAAAGTCGCGCAGGCGGCCACCGGGCTGCTGCCGGACAAGCTGGCGCACAAGCTGATCGAGAACATCGGTGTCGACCGGCTCACCGCGCTGCACCAGGCGATCCTCGCCGTCCGTCGCGGCGGCACGCTGTCGATCAGCGGGGTCTACGGCGGAACCGCCGACCCGCTGCCGATGATGGACATGTTCGACAAGCAGTTGCAGATCCGCATGGGCCAGTGCAACGTCCGTGCCTGGATCGACGACATCCTTCCGCTGGTCGAGGATCCGGCCGACCCGCTCGGTGTACTCGACCTGACGACGCACACCGTTCCGCTCGAGGACGCACCCGAGGCCTACCGGACCTTCCAGGAGAAGGCCGACGGCTGCATCAAGGTCGTGCTGCGGCCCTGAGCGAGAGCGCTCACCAGGGACTGCGCCGTGCGACCTCCCCCTGCCCCCGCTCGTAGTCCTCGTCCCGGTGGTGGGTCAGCACGCCGACCAGTTCGCCGTGCCGGCCGTAGCGGACGGTGAAACCGTCGCCGTCGTCGTCGATGTCGACCTCGTCGTAGCCGTCACCCCAGGCGGTGTACTTCAGCGTCCGCGATCCGATGGTCGACCAGAAGCCGGGCGGCTGCGCCCATTCCGCGGTCAGTCCCGCGGCGGTGCGTCCGGCGACCTCCCCCATCGCGTCGGCGTCGCCCCAGTGCTCCACGGTCAACGACCGGCCCGCAGCGGTGTTCCTCGCGAACACCACGTCGCCGGCCGCCAGCACGGCCGGGTGGCTGGTGCGCATGTCGGCAGACACGCTGATCCGACCGTCGGACAAGGACAGGCCGGCCGCCGCGGCCAGCTCGGCCCGTGGGGTGACACCCGTGGCCAGCAACACCAGGTCGGCGGGCAACCTCTGACCTGCCGAGGTGAGGACGTGGTCGGGGGCGATGGCGGAGACATCGTCCCCGACGCGCAGCCGGACGCCGTCCTGGTGCAACCACTCGGCGATGCGCCGGCTGACCCAGGCGCCCAGGCGTCGTTGCTGCGGGAGTACGTGACTCACCAGGGTGACCGCCACACCCCGGCCTGCCAGCGAGGCGGCTGCTTCGCATCCTACGAAACCGGACCCGACCACCACCGCGGTCGCGGCGCGCTCTGCGGCGTCGACCAGGTCGATCGCGTCGCGCCGGGAACGCAGGACGTGAGCGTGCCGGGCGCCGGGGATGTCCGGGCGCACCGGCGTGCTGCCGGTGGCCAGCACGCATGTGGCGAAGTCCATCGCACGGCCGTCGGCCAGCAGCACCGCGCGGCTGTCCGGTCGCAGTTCGGTGACCCGGCTCGAGAGCACCAGTTCGATGTCACGGTCCCGGTAGAACTGCGGGTCGTGCAGAACCGTGTCGACGACAGGGGTGTCGCCCCGCAGCACGTCCTTCGACAGCCGCGGACGTTCGTACGGCAGGTCCGGGTCCTCGGTGACCAGTCGGACCGGTCCGTCGCCCTGCGCATCCCGGTAGGCCCCTGCCGCGGCGACTGCGGCAGGGCCACTGCCGACGACCACCAGTCCTGCACCTGCCATGGGCTCTCCCCTGGTGAACTCCGCGGCGACGTGACGCTCGGGAGAACGGTTGTCAGGCCGACCGGCTGCCGGGCAGGAAGCTGACCGCCCATCGCGTCGTCTCCGGGCCTTGCCCATCCGGTCCCCCGGTCGGCGCCTCCGAAAACGCGACGGGTGTCGAGAAACCCCACCCGCCGTCACGGCGGGCGGGGACTCGCACTCCGCCGTGCTGACCACACCCGGGGAGGCCGTCAGTCCGACTCGCACATCCTACGTCGCGCCGCTGATGAGGCGGCCCCGCCGGCTGCTGGTGTGAACCGGCGGGACCTACGTCCATCCGCCCACCCCCGGGCGCAAGCGGGGCCGCACCATTGTTCTGCCCGCACCACCCGGGGGCTCAAACCTGAGGCATCGTCAGACGCTCGCCGTCGCGACCGGTGGTGATGAAATGCCCATCACGCATCGTCGCCAGGTCGCGATCAGCACCACGGGGACGAGCAGCAACGATGTCCGACCCATGAAGAGCGACACCGGGTCCGACTCCTCGAGCGCCGGGATCGCGTAGTAGCCGAACAGGACCAGCACCACCGTGACGAGGACGGCGGCCCGGGCAACAGGATGTGCCTCGAACCCGAAGCGCACCACGGCTTTCGGGAGCACGGTGCGGAAGAGATCGACGATCGTCCACAGCACGAGCGCGCCGACCACGGCGTAGATCCACCACGGCGAGATGTCCCAGCCCTCGCGGAAATGCGTGACGTCGCCGTCGTCGGCGAAGGTGCGCAGCGGCACGTAGTCCCACAGGTTCGCCAGGCACAGGAACATGTACCAGAACAGGATGAACGAGACCCACGGGCGCGCTGCCATCCATCCCCTGGCGAACAGCCACCGCGTCACCAGGTACGGGACGGCGTTGCCGATCCCGGGCCCGGCGAAGGCGACCAGCGCGACCTGCCAGTACTTCCCGGCGGCGAGTGCCGCGTCGTAGTCGACGTTCTCGTCGATGTGCGCCAGTGCCACGATGTTCCACAGACCGGTCCCGCCCCAGTCGATGTCACCCGGGACCGGCTTGATGCCGACCAGCCATGCGGTGATCGAGTGGCTGAACTCGTGCGGGAGGACCGCCACGTAGTGCGTCAGCACCAGGACCAACGGGATGGCGGCCACCATGGGCCACACCGAGCGGGCGGCGAAGCTGCTCGCATCGTGGCGAAGCGGGGTACTCATGGAACTCCTCGAGGCGTCGACGTCCGGTGGAACCGGTGTCCGCACTGTCGCGCCCGCTCCTCTCACCGCCCTCACACGCGTCCGGCCGGCTGTCGGACCACGGAACCGCGACGCGCCGCGCACCACCTGCCACGGGGACCTACTCCAGCGGCCCTTCAGCATCCATGGAGCGGCGCCTCACCTGTCACGATCGCCGCGGCCAGTTCCGTGACACCGATCCCGCCGGCGAACGCGCGCCCGCGCAGCAACAGCAGACCCTCCTCGGCACCGCACCCGGTCGCACCCATCAGCATGCCGGTGGCGATGCTGATCTGCAGGCGGGATTCCAGAAAGGCGTTCGCCAGCCATTGCGGGGCATCCGCGACGTCGTCGGTGATCGAGAAGCACTCGAGCTGCTCGCTGACCCGGGCGGCGACCACCATCGCGGCCCCGAGGACATCGGGGCCTGCGAGCGGCCCCTCGGAGTACACGTCGACGGTGCCGGATCCGGCCACGGCACCTGTCAGCGGGATCGACAGCACGGACCGGAAGGGCGTCCCGCCTGTCAGCTGCTCGTAAAACACCGGCCAGGTACGGCGGAACGACGGCCCCGACGCCAGGACCGGCAACCGGCGGCGGTGAGCATCCGGGCCCGGCCCCTCACCGAGGGTGAACTGGAGGTCCTGCGCCACAGCCGCCTCCGGGCCGGTGGCCGCCACGCAGACGTGGAAGACGCCGACGTACAGGCCGACCCCGACACCGGCGGTCACTCCGGGGAACTCGGCATCCAGGCCCAGCCGCGCCGCGGTCGCCAGCCGATGCGGTAACCGCGCCGGCGCCGGATCCATGCGCACCAGCCGGGCCAGCGCCGCGTCGAATGCTGCGGTGATCGTCACGGGCGTCCCCCTGGTACCGCACCGTCCGGGACGGCCGGCACGACGAAGGGGTTGCCGGATCACCTGCGGCCGAAACAATCCGGCCGCGGATGTCGGTCGCGCCCTGCGGTCCCCGGGCACCGCACCGCGGGAGGTCGGCAGCTGTCAGGAGGGGCTGAGCGTGTTCTCCGCCAGGACCTGCCGGATCCCCGTGCTCGAGCTGCACAACAGCGCCGACGCCTGCTGGGCGCCGACCCCGTACGCCCGCATGAGGACGCCGACCGCGACGCCGATCTGCCGGCCGGCGGTGAGAGCGAGGTGCAGGCCAGCGGGCTCCGGCGGTGGGGTCCGGTGCACCAGGAGCACCAGTGCATGCGCGGCGAGCAGTGCGGCGCGTTCGAAGGCCGGTGCGTCGAGCCCACCCGGCGTCCCGGAGCAGAGTTCCAGCACCACCGCCGGCTCCTCGCTGACCCGGACGGCGAGCACGCCCCGGACGGGGGTCCCTTCCACGGCCCGCCGGGCGAAGGCGGGCCACGGTCCGCCGTCGGCGAGATCGCCCGCCGCAGCGAACCCGGCCGACCTGCCCACCGACAGGCACGGGCCCTGCCGCAGGCTGTACTGGAGATGATCGAGCTCACCGATCAGATGCGATGTCGCCCAGAGACTCTCGGGCCGGGCACCGGCGGGCCATGCGGTGATGCCTGCCCAGTCACAACCAGGGACGGCGTCGACAGCCAGGTCGACGAGCCGTTGCAGCGGATGGTCCCCGTCCCGATCGGCACGTAACGACGAGTGCAGCGCGAGGAACTCCAACGCCAGGTCCCCCGACACCTGGGCGGGGTTCACGTCGTGCTCCGACAAGCCGGACCTGCGTCCGGGGTGCAGCTCAGGGTTCTCATGGCAGGACCTCACGCAGAGTCCGTTCGCGTCACCCTGTTCGACGCCGGAACCGACGGCCCACCAGCACCTCGGTCCGTTGCACGGTAACCCGCACGTGCGCGGGCGTCCAGACCGCAGA includes these proteins:
- a CDS encoding zinc-dependent alcohol dehydrogenase, which produces MRAVTWHGKRDVRVDDVPDPAIQEPTDAVVRITSTAICGSDLHLYEVLGPYMTSGDVLGHEPMGIVEEVGPAVTGLSRGDRVVVPFNISCGHCTMCRRNLQSQCETTQNRDQGKGASLFGYTSLYGAVPGGQAEYLRVPQAQYGPIKVSADGPDERYLFLSDILPTAWQAVQYANLPSDGVLCVFGLGPVGQFAARIGRHLGHRVVAVEPVAERRTMAERHGIETFDPSDVDDVPQVLHDLTGGDGPDAVIDAVGMEAHGGTGAGVAKVAQAATGLLPDKLAHKLIENIGVDRLTALHQAILAVRRGGTLSISGVYGGTADPLPMMDMFDKQLQIRMGQCNVRAWIDDILPLVEDPADPLGVLDLTTHTVPLEDAPEAYRTFQEKADGCIKVVLRP
- a CDS encoding SRPBCC family protein, with product MISVERHLECGAMDVFRVLDDGWLYASWVVGASRIREVEPGWPAAGHRIHHSVGVWPVLMNDVSEVLDHRPPTRMELQVRVRPWWNGVVTIEVRDERDGCVIRMTEAPVAGPARWLPRFLLAAFLRPRNNETLRRLGYLAEGGAGRRLPADGTT
- a CDS encoding NAD(P)/FAD-dependent oxidoreductase, producing MAGAGLVVVGSGPAAVAAAGAYRDAQGDGPVRLVTEDPDLPYERPRLSKDVLRGDTPVVDTVLHDPQFYRDRDIELVLSSRVTELRPDSRAVLLADGRAMDFATCVLATGSTPVRPDIPGARHAHVLRSRRDAIDLVDAAERAATAVVVGSGFVGCEAAASLAGRGVAVTLVSHVLPQQRRLGAWVSRRIAEWLHQDGVRLRVGDDVSAIAPDHVLTSAGQRLPADLVLLATGVTPRAELAAAAGLSLSDGRISVSADMRTSHPAVLAAGDVVFARNTAAGRSLTVEHWGDADAMGEVAGRTAAGLTAEWAQPPGFWSTIGSRTLKYTAWGDGYDEVDIDDDGDGFTVRYGRHGELVGVLTHHRDEDYERGQGEVARRSPW
- a CDS encoding SDR family NAD(P)-dependent oxidoreductase, which encodes MAPSAVPRDAVVVVTGASSGLGRATALALASPGRRLVLAARSEASLHDVAAECVGRGAQAEVVVCDVGRTDDVEHLFDVAVAGFGRVDAVVHAPAAVAYGRFDEIPAEIFDAVITTNLLGTAYVARVALRHFRGRGEGKLVLFGSLLGKIAVPYMSPYVTSKWGVHALVRMLQIEARETPGIGISLISPGSVNTPAYSQAANVTGREGRPPPPVDPPEKIVRAVIAALGRPRREVSVGLANPLAVIGFRVMPAVYDRIVAPLMRIGGLSRRPVGRPEGTVLHPHPEGNAVHGSWNFLGRRTEH
- a CDS encoding ANTAR domain-containing protein, whose product is MTITAAFDAALARLVRMDPAPARLPHRLATAARLGLDAEFPGVTAGVGVGLYVGVFHVCVAATGPEAAVAQDLQFTLGEGPGPDAHRRRLPVLASGPSFRRTWPVFYEQLTGGTPFRSVLSIPLTGAVAGSGTVDVYSEGPLAGPDVLGAAMVVAARVSEQLECFSITDDVADAPQWLANAFLESRLQISIATGMLMGATGCGAEEGLLLLRGRAFAGGIGVTELAAAIVTGEAPLHGC